The region GCTCGACGCGCTGGCCGCCAGCCGCATGCCGAACAAATGGCTGCTCGATTCGCGGCTGCCGTCGCGCCCGCCGCAAGAGAGCCGTTTGACCCTGGTGGCCGCTTTCGACGAGCTGCCGTTCGACTCGCAAAGCCTGGACCTGGTGGTGCTGCCGCACGTGCTCGAGTTTGCCGCCGAGCCGCACCAGGTTCTGCGCGAAGTCGAGCGCGTGCTGATACCGGAAGGGCGCGTGATCGTCTGCGGCTTCAATCCGGCCAGCCTGTGGGGCGCGCGCCAGGGCTTGAGCCGCGTGACGGGCCGCCATTACCTGCCGCAGGCGGGCGAGCTGATCTCTATGCCGCGCATGAAAGACTGGTTAAAATTGCTGAACATGGGCGTCAGCCAAAGCCATTTCGGCTGCTACGCGCCCGCCTGCAAGACGGAAAAATGGCTGCGCCGCAACGCCTTCATGGACAAGGCCGGTGCGCGCTGGTGGCCATATCTGGGCGCAGTGTATATAGTGCAGGCGATCAAGCGCGTCAAAGGGATGCGTTTGATCGGTCCGGCGTGGACCAAGAAACCGGCGACGGCGCCCGCAGGCGCACCGGTCACGAATAAAAGGCGGGAACAGCAAGATGGATAAGGTAGAAATTTACGCCGATGGCGCATGCAAGGGCAATCCCGGCACGGGCGGCTGGGGCGCGCTGATGGTCGCCGATGGCGCCAAGAAAGAAATTTACGGCGGGGAACTGAATACGACGAATAACCGCATGGAATTGAAGGCCGTGATCGAAGCCTTGACGGCGCTCAAACGCCCCTGCCAGGTCGTGATGTATACCGATAGCCAGTATGTCCAGAAGGGCATCAGCGAATGGATCCACGGCTGGAAGGCGCGCGGTTGGAAAACCGCGGCCAAGGCGCCCGTGAAAAACGTCGACCTGTGGCAGGCGCTGGACACGGCCCAGGCCGTCCATGAGGTCGAATGGCGCTGGGTGCGCGGCCACAATGGCCATCCGGGCAATGAGCGGGCCGATGCGCTGGCCAACCTGGGCGTGGAAACCGTACGCGCCTGAGAACGTCCTGCCAAACCTGCTGCGCGTCGCGCCTTGCGGCCTGTGATGCTGACCGTAGCTGCGTACGGTTGCGCTTCTCGACCACAAATCACTGCCGCTTGCTACGGTTTGTAGGACGTTCAAGCACACTGTGATTCGATTACGATACGCAGGTTTGTTATACTGTGCGCTTCGCTTTTTGCTTTTAAGACTGAATCCCCCATGCGTCAAATTGTTCTCGATACTGAAACCACCGGCCTGAACCCACGTACGGGCGACCGCATCCTGGAGATCGGGGGGGTCGAGATGAACAACCGTATGTTGACGGGGAATAATTTCCACCATTACATCAATCCCGAGCGCGATTCGGAAGAGGGTGCGCTGGCCGTCCACGGCTTGACGACCGAATTTTTGAGCGACAAACCGAAATTCGCGGAAATCGCCGAGGAATTCCGTGCCTATATTGCCGGCGCCGAACTGATCATCCATAACGCGCCGTTCGATATCGGCTTCCTCAACGCCGAATTCAAGCGCCTGAACCTGCCGCCCGTCCACGAGCAAGTGCATGGCGTGATCGATACCCTGGTGCAGGCGAAGGAAATGCATCCGGGCAAGCGCAATTCGCTCGACGCCCTGTGCGACCGCTACGGCGTCTCGAACGCCCACCGCAAGCTGCACGGCGCGCTGCTCGACTCGGAATTGCTGGCCGACGTCTACCTGGCCATGACGCGCGGGCAAAACAGCCTCAGCATGGAAGAGGAAGTGGAAGTGGCGGCCGACGGCGCCGCCCTGGAAATCGTGCCTCTGGCCGAAGTCATCTTCCAGAGCGCCAGCGCCGACGAACTGGCCGCCCACGAAGCCACCATCGCCGGCCTGGACAAGGCCGCGAAAGGCCAGTGCATCTGGACCGCCGTCACGGCGCCGCCAGCAGCCGCCTGAGAAAAATGTGGGCCGCGACAAATTTCCTGCCGCCAGCCCTTGCAGATGCCGCAACACCTATGCGATAATTCGCCTCGCTTCGGGAGGTTAGCTCAGGGGTAGAGCACTGCATTCACACTGCAGGGGTCGCAAGTTCGAAACTTGCACTTCCCACCAGATTTTTCGTTTGTATTCAATGGCTTAGGATTTTACATCCTATCGAAATGCGAACTTGGGGCAAACTTGGGGCATGGGATTTTTCTTCCACCGCCTAGCCTCAACGATACGGCCGCTTCCTGCGGCCGTTTTCACATCAAGCTGGCGTAGACCGCCTGACATTCTTCGCATTTTCTTTCTCAGCAACGTCTCGTACACTGCGCTATTCTGATTGTCCTCTATCGGCCTATTGTGTTGAAAAACTCTTGGTCAAGACTTGTCACAATGCAATAAATGTACAGGAAAATTGTACGCAGTGAAGGATGCGTTTGAGGTGGGCAAATAGTATCTCGACCTTTTTCCGATCTTTAGAAGATGAAATCGGTACGGCTGAACGTGCCGTCGCGATGCTCGGAGTTATCCCATGCAAGGACTTGCAGGGCGATCTTCTTTTCATCGACCAGCCATCCCAGCATTGCAGCCACGCCGTAATTCGTATCGCCCACCAATCGCTGCGGCTTGATAGCGAATTTTTCCTCAACCCGGTTGATCATCGTTTTGGTCGCTTCGACCTCTGCGAGCTTGTTCATGGCTGGTGCCTCGACATCGACAATCATTCCCGCTTTCAAATCGATCAGGTAATTTGTTGAGTAAGCAAAAATAGCCGGCCCTGCAGCGGCAGTCCAGGTTGCAGACGGATCCGTCAGCGAGATTCTTTTGGGCAGCACTGGATTAGCTTGCTCCAGAGCTCCAGATATTCTCGCACCGGTCGACTTGCCTGCTCAGGGTCATCCCAATCGATAGCGGAATCGCCTGAACAGGAACGTTGCCGCTGGGCGTCAGCCTTGATCATGCTGGCGTCGCTTGCAAACCCTTCGCCCTGTACCAGGCCTGCTGCCATGCAACGTCGAAGAACCGCATCGAATAGCTGGCGAAATGCATCGTGATCGCGAAAGCGGCCGTGTCTATTTTGGGAAAAACTTGAGTCATCCGGCACCTTATCCTGCAGACCCAACCGCCGGAACCAGCGGTAAGCCAGATTCATGCCGACTTCTTCGCACAGCCTCCGCTCAGAACGTATGCCATCGAGCGCGGAATCGTTTTGTATTGTCGCGCTTGCGGTAGCCTTGCTTATGCAACCGATGGAACGATCATCGCTGACGACTCATCTTCTAGCAAAGGTGTGCGGCCTGCTCCGTCTTCGCGGTGTCAAATGCGCTAACCCCTAGCTATACAACGTCCGCTTCGAGTGTGGCGCGGACACTACTATAGTTCCGCAATCGACCAGAAGCAGTCGTTGTTGTGTATCGCTGTCAGTCCTATTTATCGTGCATTAAGCAGTATCCATCACTCTTAAGTGTGCAGCGGACTCCTGGGTTAGATTGCAACAGCTCATATTCAGCGTAGGAACGTTGAAGCTGTCGCAAAACAGCAATCACCTGGGGATCAGTGCTTTTGGACAGGTCATCCAATTTTCCCCAAGCTACTAACTTAGGGGAAATACCAACAAAGACCATGGAAAATGGCGCCAATTTGTACTCAGGGAAATAACTGGTCACGCAACCAGTGCCGTTTTTCTCGCATTTGTAACTTGATGCCACCCGACCGGTTGGCTCGCTAATTTCGTAATGCCGCAACGTATAAGTCGCTCCCTCTACTTCAAATATTCTTGACGCAAGAACACTTGACCGACCCAACACCTTATCGACCTCAGAAATTGTGAGTCCTTTCCCTTTCTTGTCGAGCGTCGCAACGTCGCTCTCCCATACGGGAACAGAGACACATCCTGTAAGCATAACCAAAAGAGTGACAATAGTGAGTTTGGAAACAAGAGGCATAGATTTTAGGGGGAATATTTTTAATGTAACCACTTTCCGAGACGATCATGGTTTTTTATCACGTTGGATATAAACAATGATAGCATTTCCCCTTCGCAAGTTTTCGATATCTGATGACTATAATGCGTTGCACCGATGACCTGGCACGCGAGCCATGCGCCGCAGACGGTACTCGCCTAATGGCCGTGGCGATATATTCTTCTGCTTTGGGGTGGAAGCTGTCGCACATGAACACCGGCAACCGGCCAGAAGCAGTCATTGGAGAGATAATGGATTGGGAACCGATTTCAGAGACAGAATGATGGGATAAGATCATCAGTGCGGAAGGCCGAATGGGTCCTCAGGTACTCCGCCTGTGGGAATCCATCAAAATTCCTCCTGAGAAGTGGGCCGAGCAAACCTATGGCACAGTTGGCGGCGGCTTTTGGGTTGT is a window of Janthinobacterium sp. 1_2014MBL_MicDiv DNA encoding:
- a CDS encoding class I SAM-dependent methyltransferase, which produces MDSVASEKSIIALDGWLQTPAGLYVRAWEQQCLDSLTVDIFGFNAVQIGLPQLDALAASRMPNKWLLDSRLPSRPPQESRLTLVAAFDELPFDSQSLDLVVLPHVLEFAAEPHQVLREVERVLIPEGRVIVCGFNPASLWGARQGLSRVTGRHYLPQAGELISMPRMKDWLKLLNMGVSQSHFGCYAPACKTEKWLRRNAFMDKAGARWWPYLGAVYIVQAIKRVKGMRLIGPAWTKKPATAPAGAPVTNKRREQQDG
- the rnhA gene encoding ribonuclease HI, translating into MDKVEIYADGACKGNPGTGGWGALMVADGAKKEIYGGELNTTNNRMELKAVIEALTALKRPCQVVMYTDSQYVQKGISEWIHGWKARGWKTAAKAPVKNVDLWQALDTAQAVHEVEWRWVRGHNGHPGNERADALANLGVETVRA
- the dnaQ gene encoding DNA polymerase III subunit epsilon, yielding MRQIVLDTETTGLNPRTGDRILEIGGVEMNNRMLTGNNFHHYINPERDSEEGALAVHGLTTEFLSDKPKFAEIAEEFRAYIAGAELIIHNAPFDIGFLNAEFKRLNLPPVHEQVHGVIDTLVQAKEMHPGKRNSLDALCDRYGVSNAHRKLHGALLDSELLADVYLAMTRGQNSLSMEEEVEVAADGAALEIVPLAEVIFQSASADELAAHEATIAGLDKAAKGQCIWTAVTAPPAAA